A portion of the Glycine max cultivar Williams 82 chromosome 10, Glycine_max_v4.0, whole genome shotgun sequence genome contains these proteins:
- the LOC100787700 gene encoding pyridine nucleotide-disulphide oxidoreductase codes for MAKTFKYIILGGGVSAGYAAREFAKQGVKPGELAIISKEAVAPYERPALSKAYLFPESPARLPGFHVCVGSGGERLLPEWYTEKGIELILSTEIVKVDLAAKSLISAGGETFSYQILIVATGSTVIRLTDFGVEGADAKNIFYLREVDDADKLYAAIKAKKNGKAVVVGGGYIGLELSAVLKLNNIDVTMVYPEPWCMPRLFTAGIAEFYEGYYANKGVNIIKGTVAVGFTSNSDGEVKEVKLKDGRVLEADIVVVGVGGRPQTVLVKGQVEEEKGGIKTDAFFKTNLSDVYAVGDVATFPLKLYGELRRVEHVDHSRKSAEQAVKAIKAAEEGKTVEEYDYLPYFYSRSFDLSWQFYGDNVGDTVLFGDNNPASSKPKFGTYWIKDGKVVGVFLEGGTPEENQAIAKVAKVQPPVADVNQLAKEGLSFASKI; via the exons ATGGCGAAAACCTTCAAATACATCATCCTCGGTGGAGGAGTTTCCGCT GGTTATGCGGCGAGGGAGTTTGCCAAACAGGGCGTTAAGCCAGGGGAGTTGGCTATCATTTCGAAAGAAGCG GTAGCACCTTATGAACGTCCTGCTCTGAGCAAGGCTTACCTTTTTCCAGAGT CCCCTGCTAGACTTCCTGGGTTCCATGTCTGTGTTGGAAGTGGAGGAGAAAGGTTGCTTCCTGAGTGGTACACAGAGAAAG GGATAGAGTTAATTCTTAGCACAGAAATAGTAAAGGTAGACCTTGCTGCAAAATCTCTGATCAGTGCTGGAGGAGAAACATTCAGTTATCAGATTTTGATTGTTGCAACTGGCTCAACA gtTATAAGGCTGACAGATTTCGGTGTAGAAGGAGCTGATGCGAAAAACATCTTTTATTTGAGGGAGGTTGACGATGCTGACAAATTGTACGCAGCAATCAAGGCAAAGAAGAATGGGAAAGCTGTGGTTGTTGGGGGAGGATACATTGGTCTGGAGCTTAGTGCAGTGTTGAAACTCAACAATATTGATGTTACCATGGTCTACCCGGAGCCTTGGTGTA TGCCACGACTTTTTACGGCTGGTATAGCTGAATTCTATGAGGGATATTACGCAAATAAGGGTGTAAATATCATTAAAGGAACTGTTGCTGTTGGATTCACTTCTAATTCTGATGGAGAG GTAAAAGAAGTCAAACTAAAGGATGGCAGGGTCCTGGAAGCtgatattgttgttgttggtgttgGAGGAAGGCCTCAAACAGTCTTAGTCAAAGGGCAGGTTGAAGAGGAGAAGGGTGGAATCAAG ACCGATGCTTTCTTCAAAACTAATCTCTCCGATGTATATGCTGTTGGTGATGTTGCTACTTTCCCTTTGAAATTATACGGTGAATTGAGAAGAGTTGAACATGTTGATCATTCTCGCAAATCGGCTGAACAGGCTGTGAAG GCCATCAAGGCAGCTGAGGAAGGAAAAACAGTTGAGGAGTATGATTACCTTCCATACTTCTATTCCCGTTCATTCGATCTGTCTTGGCAATTCTATGGCGACAATGTCGGCGACACAGTGCTATTCGGAGACAACAATCCTGCGTCTTCAAAGCCAAAGTTTGGGACATACTGGATTAAAGACGGGAAAGTTGTCGGGGTCTTTCTGGAAGGTGGAACTCCTGAAGAAAACCAGGCTATTGCTAAAGTTGCTAAGGTCCAGCCTCCGGTTGCGGATGTAAATCAACTTGCTAAGGAAGGCCTTTCCTTTGCTAGTAAAATATAA